A portion of the Pseudomonas protegens CHA0 genome contains these proteins:
- a CDS encoding EAL domain-containing protein codes for MISDDCDGAQFPPALDELDLVICDSLHSLNAIPYLRRLCEHHGFFSMMECEALQAPIRWGLANFRVRSGKYCVGSYSELDTLQISALLLKALAIKRTVKGHARDDAPGAAGAGCANNDWVAELDVSQALEQRQIVPFFQPQVCMKTRRITGAEVLARWQHPHKGVLGPQFFLDLFDSPQGHRQLFDCLLQQGLALQRQLQGHVSGDALMFSYNIEASQLSDPQFALRVLQQIDEAQVPTRQVTLEITERQALVLSMQCIENISVLVHSGVRLSLDDFGTGHSSIMRLADIPFGQLKLDSGFVANATGAKETRIIEAIVGMAGALNLELVAEGIETEKQRAHLQRLGVDAAQGFLFYKPMNAAALIRVLTLSRPPQRQLSQS; via the coding sequence GTGATCAGCGATGACTGCGACGGCGCTCAGTTCCCGCCCGCCCTGGATGAACTGGACCTGGTGATCTGCGACTCGCTGCACTCCCTGAACGCCATCCCCTACCTGCGCAGGCTCTGCGAGCACCACGGCTTTTTCTCGATGATGGAATGCGAAGCGCTGCAAGCGCCGATCCGTTGGGGGCTGGCGAACTTTCGCGTGCGTTCCGGCAAGTACTGCGTCGGCAGTTACAGCGAGCTGGACACGCTGCAGATCAGCGCCTTGCTGCTCAAGGCGCTGGCCATCAAGCGTACGGTGAAAGGCCATGCACGTGACGATGCTCCAGGGGCGGCGGGAGCTGGTTGCGCCAACAACGACTGGGTGGCCGAACTGGATGTTTCCCAGGCCCTGGAACAGCGGCAGATCGTGCCTTTTTTCCAGCCCCAGGTCTGCATGAAGACCCGGCGCATCACCGGCGCCGAAGTCCTGGCCCGTTGGCAGCATCCTCACAAGGGGGTTCTGGGGCCGCAGTTCTTTCTTGACCTGTTCGACAGCCCGCAGGGCCATCGCCAATTGTTCGATTGCCTGTTGCAGCAGGGCCTGGCGCTGCAGCGGCAGTTGCAGGGCCACGTCAGCGGCGATGCCCTGATGTTCTCCTACAACATTGAGGCCAGCCAGCTGAGCGATCCGCAATTCGCCTTGCGGGTGTTGCAACAGATCGACGAGGCGCAGGTGCCCACGCGCCAGGTGACCCTGGAGATCACCGAGCGCCAGGCTCTGGTCCTGAGCATGCAGTGCATCGAGAACATCAGTGTGCTGGTGCACAGTGGCGTGCGTCTGTCCCTGGATGATTTTGGCACCGGGCATTCCTCGATCATGCGCCTGGCGGACATTCCCTTTGGGCAGCTCAAGCTGGACTCCGGATTTGTCGCCAACGCTACGGGGGCCAAGGAAACCCGGATCATCGAGGCCATCGTGGGGATGGCCGGTGCGCTGAACCTGGAGCTGGTGGCCGAAGGCATCGAGACCGAAAAGCAACGTGCGCACCTGCAGCGCCTGGGTGTCGATGCGGCCCAGGGCTTTCTGTTTTACAAACCGATGAATGCGGCCGCCCTGATCCGGGTTCTGACGTTGAGCCGGCCGCCGCAGCGACAGCTCAGCCAGAGCTAG
- a CDS encoding LysR family transcriptional regulator: MKLNVQRLDLNLLRVFDALMQEQNLSRAAVRLNLSQPAVSNALARLRRHLDEPLFIRTARGMQPTSRALSLHVAVRQALHLLQQGLDPAAAFEPAAAQQLFTLSMNDYAQARLLPALSRRLQQVAPGVRLAVRSDSADAIAAWLGAGMLDLAVDYLYFDSPDLCYQPLLEEQLVVIGRRDHPAFAPELSLEAYQACLHVAIPDRGGRGSPLEIVLGSAKVQRQVQVFVPNYLSIPLIVAQSDLLGTVPRYLAEHFCALLPIRIASLPLLAAPVQVSLIWHRQQQQAPGLQWLRREIAAIASAP, translated from the coding sequence ATGAAGCTCAATGTGCAGCGCCTGGACCTCAACCTGTTGCGGGTGTTCGACGCCTTGATGCAGGAGCAGAACCTGTCCCGGGCCGCGGTACGCCTGAACCTCAGCCAACCGGCGGTGAGCAATGCCCTGGCGCGCCTGCGCCGGCACCTGGACGAGCCGCTGTTCATTCGCACCGCCCGCGGCATGCAACCCACCTCCCGGGCCCTGAGCCTGCATGTGGCCGTGCGCCAGGCCCTGCACCTGTTGCAGCAGGGCCTCGATCCTGCTGCGGCGTTCGAGCCGGCGGCGGCCCAGCAACTGTTCACCTTGTCGATGAACGATTACGCCCAGGCGCGCCTGCTGCCGGCCCTGTCCCGACGCCTGCAGCAGGTAGCGCCCGGGGTCCGGCTGGCGGTGCGCAGCGACAGCGCCGACGCCATCGCCGCCTGGCTCGGTGCCGGGATGCTCGACCTGGCGGTGGACTACCTGTATTTCGACAGCCCGGACCTGTGCTACCAGCCGCTGCTTGAGGAGCAACTGGTGGTGATCGGCCGTCGCGACCATCCGGCCTTTGCCCCGGAACTGAGCCTGGAGGCCTACCAGGCTTGCCTGCACGTGGCGATTCCCGATCGGGGTGGGCGCGGCTCGCCCCTGGAAATCGTTCTCGGCTCGGCCAAGGTCCAGCGCCAGGTGCAGGTGTTCGTGCCCAACTACCTGAGCATTCCGCTGATCGTTGCCCAGTCCGACCTGCTGGGCACCGTGCCACGCTACCTGGCGGAGCATTTCTGCGCCTTGCTGCCGATCCGCATCGCCAGCCTGCCGCTGCTGGCGGCGCCGGTGCAGGTCAGCCTGATCTGGCATCGCCAGCAGCAACAGGCGCCGGGCCTGCAATGGTTGCGCAGGGAGATTGCGGCCATTGCCAGTGCTCCATAG